The window TCAAACCGCCGCATGGCAGGCGATTACGGCGAATGGAGGAAGTGCGGTGCATACCGGATGGGGAGGCGCGATGGCGGACCTGATCGCGTCAATGAACACGAACTCGGCTTTCACGTGTATCTCCACTGCAGGGGTAGCTCTTTTTCTTTCTGGGCAGACTTCGTTTCAGTTGAACGTAACCTCGGCCGGACCAATACCAATTGGAGGATTGGCTCAGCCGTTGTTTGGACAGCAAGCAGGGTCTACTGCGCTGGCGTCGATCCTTAGCGCTGAGGAGACAAATCTCTTTGCCAAGGAGTATGAGGTAATTATCGGTCGCTCGATTGCTGCTCAGGCTAGTCTTGCGACTTCGATGTTGCCCGCAGGCGCAGGTGGTGTAGCGAATCCTCCGCAATACCTGGATCCGGTCACGAACAAGTTGACGGATAACGCACTCGCCGTCTCACTGCAGACCGTTGCGAGAATTATCGGCGGCAGAAGCAGCCTGGGAGTGAACAGGCAGATTTTTTACGTGACTCTCGGCGGCTTCGATACGCACGATAATCAAGCTCCGCAACATGCGCGCCTACTCACGGAGCTTGGGCAGGCGCTTGAGTACTTTGATTCGGCGATGACAACAGCGGGGCTGAATAATCAGGTCACCACCTTTACCGCCTCCGACTTTGGAAGAACGCTTACGGCAAACAGCGCAGGTACCGACCACGGTTGGGGAAGTCACCATATTGTTACTGGTGGAGCTGTGGTGGGACAGGATATGTACGGACAATATCCCGTGATCGGTTCGAACCAGGCCAACGATATGGGCGCTGGGCGGTTGATACCGACCACTTCCGTTGAACAATACGCAGGAACGCTTGCGCGATGGTTTGGGCTGTCTGATAGCCAGGTGAAAGAGGTCTTTCCTAATTTTGCTAACTTTGGTTCGAACCCCTATATGGGATTTATGGGCTGATTCTTTCGGTACTTGTAAGACCGAAGGGCCCAACTCGGGTCAGGAGTTGGGAAACGGGGAGTTGGCGATCAGGTCGCAAAAGTTGGGGCTCTTGTAGCCGGGGATATAGCGTTCGCAGACGTCTGCTTTGACTGTGCCGAAGGTTGAGCCGGGTTTGTGCTCGAAGCCTCTGAAGAAAGCCTTTACGATACCTTCCTTAAATTTGTGGCGAGGATATTCCTTGACGATCTGTTCGCGGAGGTCGGCAGGGAAGTTGTCGAAGCCTTCCCCTAGGACGTCGAGTCCGACACCGGTAAAGAGGAGTGCGACTTCGGGCTTCATGTACTGGGTGACGCCGGGGGTGGTGTGCAGTGCGATGGCCTCCCATGCGGTTTGAACCTGCTCTTCGGGGACATTGTGCGCGGTGAGGAACTGACGGACGGCGTTGGCTCCGTCGACTTCGAAACGCTCAGTGGCGCTGGAGTACTTCTTGATGAGGCCGAGATCGTGGAAGGCGGCGCTGACGTAGAGGAGTTCGGGATCGAAGCGGAGTTTTTGTTGGCGGCCCTGTTCGGCAGCGAAGAGATACACCCGCAGCGAGTGGTTGTAGAGCAGATCGGTGCTCTGTTCGCGGAGGATCTGAGTTGCTTCCTTCGCGAGCTTGGTGTCAGGGATCGAAGTGGAGCTGATGGTGAGATTCATTTGAATTCTCCTTGTGGTACGTCGTGACTTCCTTACCCTAGACCCCGGCGGGGACGGGCGCCACGACGCGGATCCGACGATTTCGGACATTCGTTAGAGCCTCCATCCCGTAGTCTTGATGCATGCGAAGGATCGTGATTACGGGGCCGCCGCCGGTCCAGGTTCTCGATGTAACCGGGCCGCTCGAAGTGTTTGCAAACGCTCCCGGTTATGAGATTGTGCTGGCCAGCGCGGATGGCAGCGATGTATTGCAGACCAGTCGTGGCTTTTCGCTTAGCGGTGCTTTGCCGCTGAGGGATCTTTCAGGGCCGATTGACACGCTGATGGTGGTGGGCGGTCCAGGAGCGGAGAGCGGTGTCTATGACTCTGACTATGTAGCAACGATTGCTGCATTAGCGAAGCAGTCGCGACGCGTGGCGTCGATCTGTACCGGAGCATTTCTGTTGGCTGCTGCGGGGTTGCTCGACGGCAAACAGGCGGTGACTCATTGGGACTTCTGTGACCGGCTTGCGCGAGAGTTTCCAGCGGTGACGGTGAAGCCAGATCCTATTTTTCTGCGGGATGAATCGGTGTATACGTCGGCAGGGATTACAGCGGGCATGGATCTGACGCTGGCTTTGGTGGAAGAGGATCATGGGCACAAGGTGGCGCTGGATGTGGCACGGAAGCTCGTGATGTTTCTGGTGAGGCCAGGTGGGCAGGCGCAGTACAGCCACATGCTCTCTCGGCAGGCGGTGACGTTCCAGCCGCTGCGGGAGCTGCAGGTGTGGATGTTGGAACATCTGCGGGAGGATCTGGGGGTGGAAGAGCTTGCGGCGCGGATGGCGATGAGTGCGCGCCACTTCACGCGAGTGTGTCTGCGAGAGACGAAGATGAACCCTGGTCAGTTTGTGGACCGGATGCGGGTGGAGGCGGCGCAGCAGATGATCGACAGCTCCACGATGGGCTTGAAGGAGATTGCGGATGCCTGTGGATTCAAGAGTGCAGATTCGATGCGGCGGACGTTTCTTCGCGTACTTGGTGTGACGGCTGGGGAATATATGGATCGATTTACGCGGTCGGGTGGCGCGGCTTTGGGCTAGCGGCTATTTGGGTTCTCCGTACGGAATGTCTTTTGGGTCGGCTTTATCAGTGGGCCCGTTGAGGGTGACTTTGCTGCCGTCGGCGGTTTGGATGGTGTTATCGCTAAGGCTCCAGTTTTTCGCGTTGGCGATGGTTCCCGCGGTGGCTGCTTCGATGTTCAGGTGGTCGAGCCGGAAGTTATCGAGGGTGGCGTTGGGGTAGGCGCTGACGTTGAAGGCTTGTTTGGCGCCGGTGGCTTTGATGTTCCAGATGTGGACGTCGCTGAAGTGGGGAAGACCCTGTGCTTCGGGGACTTTGGTGGTGAGGACAACCCAGTAACGTGGAGGATTCTTCACATCGGTGGGGAGTGCCGCGTAGCTGTAACTGGGATTCCAGTTCATGGTGATGTGAATGGGGATGGCGACGCCTTCGAGAGTCAGATCGTGAATGCGGATGTCTTTTGCGGTGCCGCCGCGCGTATGAGCGGATTTAAAAAGAACACCGGAGGGAACGCCGGAGAGTGCGGTGAGGTTGTAGGCTTCGATGTTGCGGAAGCCGCCGGAGGTCTCGCTGCCGATGGTGATGGCGGCTGCGCCGTGGCGGATGATGGAGTCGCGAAGGACTACGTTTTCGGTGGGGCGATTGACACGGAGACCGTCGGAGTCGCGGCCGGCTTTGAGGCAGAGGGCGTCGTCGTTGACGTCGATGTCGGCGTGCTGGACGAGGATGTCGTGCGATGAGTCGATGTCGATTCCGTCGGTACTGGGGCCTTTACCGCCTTCGTTGTTGCGGATAGTGACACCGTCGATAGTTACGGAGTGGGAGTAGAGGACCTGGATGGTCCAGAAACCGGAGCGCTTCAAGGTGAGGCCGCCGCCGAGGTGGATGTCAGAAGAGTTTTGCAGGAGGATCAGGCGAGGGCGGCGGGCATCGTAGTCGGAGGCCCAGCGAAGACCGCGGGGTTCGTACGCGGCGCGGAGATCCCAGTAAGACTTCCACCAGACGGGACCGTCGCCGTCGATGATGCCGTGACCGGTGAGGGTGACGTTGTGTTGGTCGCGAGAGTTGATGAGGGCGGCGGGCCAGGTCATCTCAATGCCAGCGATGCGGGTGGGGAGCATGGGGTAATCTTCGAGTTTTTCCGAGCCCACGAGGGTGACGCCTTCGGGGATATCGAGGGTGACGTTGGATCTAAGGAAGAGAGAACCGGTGAGGTAGGTGCCGGGATCGAAGGTGACAGTGCTGCCCTGGAGGGATGCAGCGTCGATAGCTTTCTGGATGGCTTGGGTGTTGAGGGTGATGCCGTCGCCTTTGGCGCCGTAGTCGGTAACGCGGAGAAGTTTTGGCTGCTCAGCGCAGAGGTTTGCTGCGAACAGGAGGGCCGCACCGATCAAGGGGAATCCATGCAGTGGTCGCATTATTTAGCCGGCTCCTCCATAAGAATTTTGACCGGCCCGAAGAGACCTGAGGGGATGGGCTTGAGGTTGTCCATGTCCTGGGGATCGAAGCGCTTGCCGAATTTAGCGTTCAGGGAGGTGTAGTCGCGGGGCGGTTGGCTGGCTAGCTCGTTGATCGCGGTATTGGTGACACGGATCTCGAGGGTGTTGTCGCCAGGGTGGGCGAACGGGGTGATGTCCACGCGATAGGGCGGGTGCCAGAGAGAGCCGACGCGCTGGCCGTTTACGTATACGACTGCAGCTTCGCGGATGGGTGGGTCGAGCAGAGCATGGATGCCGCTCGAGTTGGGGGGACGAGTGTCGACGGTTGGAGTTCCCTGGCCGAAGTCGATGATCGTGTGGCTAGGGTTGGCGGGGAGTGTGAAGTTGTTCGTGTAGGTGGCTTCGCCGGAGTAATACTGATGGCCGGCGAGGTCGGTCCATGAGATTAGTTGGGGTAAGGGTTGGGTGGAGGCGTCGTTTGCGAATCGGATCTGCCAATCGGAGTTGAGGGCGATGGTTTGGCCTTCGGTGAGGCTTGGGGTCGCGTGTGATTGGCGGGTAGGGGTATCTCCGAGGACGAAGATGCGTGATTCGTAGGGGGCCAAACTGAGGGGGATTTGGGTGCCGGTTCGGCTGGCCACCAGGTCTGTTTCTGCGGTATCCGGGCTCCAGGTTTCGGTGATCGGATGGGAGGAGCGAAAGCGGATGGTCGTTTGGATGGGCTGGTTGCTGGAGTTGACGACGAAATAAATGTCGGATGTCGGGAGCTTACGGCGGATGAAGCCAAGGTCTGTGGTTTGGCTGGCGACGGCAATGTCGGGAGGTAGAGCGTGGTGAAGCGTCTCAGGCAAGAGGGATAGCGAGCTCAGGAGGATTCCCCTGTTATTTTTGTTGTGGAAAAGCTGTGTGGAAAGAGACTGTATCTTTGGGTTTTGACCTTGATCGAGGAGGCCTGGGGCGATCGACGGGGCTTTTTCAATTGCAATAACTTTACCGCCGTCGGAAGCGTATTCTTTTATCTTTGTGTATGTTGCGAGCGGTATTCGATCTGTTGGTGGAAGGATCAGGATCGGATAAGGGACGGCTCCGAGCTTGTTGATCGTGGTGGCGTCGATGTAGTCGATGTTGTAACCGGCGTTGAGGATTGTGGACATCAACTCGGGCGTGATCCATTGCTTCATCAGCTCGGTGATCGAGGCGTGACCGGGGGTAAAGCTGGCTTGGGCGTCGTCTTCGGGGAGGAGGATGGCGACGTCGTTCGCTGGTTCTCCTTGCCGCAGGAGCCAGCTGACGCGCTGAATGTATCGGGTGATGTCGGGCATTACGGAAAACCACGGGTTGTGAGTATTGAAGACGGCGGCCGCGTAGAGGTTCCAGCCGGGTTCACCAACGGCAGGCGGGGAGTAAGGCCAACCGTGGCCGATGACCTGATTGACTCCTAGTAGGAACATGCGATCGGCTTCGACTTTCATGTCGAGCGGAGTTGCGCGGAAGGCGGGGGAGTGAAGCCAGGTGAAGGTTTCGGCAGAGGTGACGTTGCGGTGATAGAGGTGGCTGGCCGAGCTTGCCCATCGTGTGAAGGAGAACGCGCGCCACTGTGGGCCCTCTCCCTCCGGTAGCGCGGGGATGGATTCGTCCGCGAGCGTAACTGCTGGTATTCCATAGGTTTGAGAGCGAAATTTGGTGCCGTGGCTCATCGCCCAGGTATTTATCGGCGACAGGTAGTTTTCGCGGATAAGGTCGGAGAGCGTCTGGCCCCAGTCGTGGCGGACGGCGTCGGCTTCAGGGCTTCCTCCAGCAGCGAGTTCGGGCAGGTGTGGGACGATGTTGTAACCACGGCGCTTCTGGAATTCGGCGGGAAGATTTCTGGTCCAGTCAGAGCCGTAGACCTCGAGAGAGTCGGAGAAGACGGCGAATGGCGGTTGATTGCCGAAGGCATTGAGGAGCGGGGTGGCTACGTCGGTGAGGTGTTCGTCGGTGGCGGTGCGGGAGAAGTGGTCGAGGACGAGACCTTCTGCACCGACGGAGGGGCGCTTGACGGTTTGTTTTGTGTGGCTTGCGATGA is drawn from Edaphobacter lichenicola and contains these coding sequences:
- a CDS encoding DUF1501 domain-containing protein, with translation MMNKHELSRRQFLRTASMASMAGISVSPFLLELNSVAAMAQQGNPTDYRALVCIFLQGGNDGHGTVIATDTESFSAFTTARSGAPGLAYSLSDLLPIVLKTPQSGRTFALNPYLTGVQNLFNAGRAAIVTNTGTLIAPTTKAQIQGNSVPLPASLYSHFDQTAAWQAITANGGSAVHTGWGGAMADLIASMNTNSAFTCISTAGVALFLSGQTSFQLNVTSAGPIPIGGLAQPLFGQQAGSTALASILSAEETNLFAKEYEVIIGRSIAAQASLATSMLPAGAGGVANPPQYLDPVTNKLTDNALAVSLQTVARIIGGRSSLGVNRQIFYVTLGGFDTHDNQAPQHARLLTELGQALEYFDSAMTTAGLNNQVTTFTASDFGRTLTANSAGTDHGWGSHHIVTGGAVVGQDMYGQYPVIGSNQANDMGAGRLIPTTSVEQYAGTLARWFGLSDSQVKEVFPNFANFGSNPYMGFMG
- a CDS encoding HD domain-containing protein, yielding MNLTISSTSIPDTKLAKEATQILREQSTDLLYNHSLRVYLFAAEQGRQQKLRFDPELLYVSAAFHDLGLIKKYSSATERFEVDGANAVRQFLTAHNVPEEQVQTAWEAIALHTTPGVTQYMKPEVALLFTGVGLDVLGEGFDNFPADLREQIVKEYPRHKFKEGIVKAFFRGFEHKPGSTFGTVKADVCERYIPGYKSPNFCDLIANSPFPNS
- a CDS encoding GlxA family transcriptional regulator, whose amino-acid sequence is MRRIVITGPPPVQVLDVTGPLEVFANAPGYEIVLASADGSDVLQTSRGFSLSGALPLRDLSGPIDTLMVVGGPGAESGVYDSDYVATIAALAKQSRRVASICTGAFLLAAAGLLDGKQAVTHWDFCDRLAREFPAVTVKPDPIFLRDESVYTSAGITAGMDLTLALVEEDHGHKVALDVARKLVMFLVRPGGQAQYSHMLSRQAVTFQPLRELQVWMLEHLREDLGVEELAARMAMSARHFTRVCLRETKMNPGQFVDRMRVEAAQQMIDSSTMGLKEIADACGFKSADSMRRTFLRVLGVTAGEYMDRFTRSGGAALG
- a CDS encoding glycoside hydrolase family 28 protein, yielding MRPLHGFPLIGAALLFAANLCAEQPKLLRVTDYGAKGDGITLNTQAIQKAIDAASLQGSTVTFDPGTYLTGSLFLRSNVTLDIPEGVTLVGSEKLEDYPMLPTRIAGIEMTWPAALINSRDQHNVTLTGHGIIDGDGPVWWKSYWDLRAAYEPRGLRWASDYDARRPRLILLQNSSDIHLGGGLTLKRSGFWTIQVLYSHSVTIDGVTIRNNEGGKGPSTDGIDIDSSHDILVQHADIDVNDDALCLKAGRDSDGLRVNRPTENVVLRDSIIRHGAAAITIGSETSGGFRNIEAYNLTALSGVPSGVLFKSAHTRGGTAKDIRIHDLTLEGVAIPIHITMNWNPSYSYAALPTDVKNPPRYWVVLTTKVPEAQGLPHFSDVHIWNIKATGAKQAFNVSAYPNATLDNFRLDHLNIEAATAGTIANAKNWSLSDNTIQTADGSKVTLNGPTDKADPKDIPYGEPK
- a CDS encoding glycosyl hydrolase produces the protein MMRWWWFGGAVTKPELEKELQDMHNAGIGGVEIQPVYPLALDDESKGIKNLPYLSPKFLEAISFANQTAHSLGMRVDITLGSGWPYGGPHTTLNQSAGRLKIVGLPITGNTIYAPQLQAGESLIGSFYTSGTPDSYQATTAKPLPNTSNPILVPPSTSGDRVALFFIASHTKQTVKRPSVGAEGLVLDHFSRTATDEHLTDVATPLLNAFGNQPPFAVFSDSLEVYGSDWTRNLPAEFQKRRGYNIVPHLPELAAGGSPEADAVRHDWGQTLSDLIRENYLSPINTWAMSHGTKFRSQTYGIPAVTLADESIPALPEGEGPQWRAFSFTRWASSASHLYHRNVTSAETFTWLHSPAFRATPLDMKVEADRMFLLGVNQVIGHGWPYSPPAVGEPGWNLYAAAVFNTHNPWFSVMPDITRYIQRVSWLLRQGEPANDVAILLPEDDAQASFTPGHASITELMKQWITPELMSTILNAGYNIDYIDATTINKLGAVPYPILILPPTDRIPLATYTKIKEYASDGGKVIAIEKAPSIAPGLLDQGQNPKIQSLSTQLFHNKNNRGILLSSLSLLPETLHHALPPDIAVASQTTDLGFIRRKLPTSDIYFVVNSSNQPIQTTIRFRSSHPITETWSPDTAETDLVASRTGTQIPLSLAPYESRIFVLGDTPTRQSHATPSLTEGQTIALNSDWQIRFANDASTQPLPQLISWTDLAGHQYYSGEATYTNNFTLPANPSHTIIDFGQGTPTVDTRPPNSSGIHALLDPPIREAAVVYVNGQRVGSLWHPPYRVDITPFAHPGDNTLEIRVTNTAINELASQPPRDYTSLNAKFGKRFDPQDMDNLKPIPSGLFGPVKILMEEPAK